A stretch of DNA from Peromyscus maniculatus bairdii isolate BWxNUB_F1_BW_parent chromosome 7, HU_Pman_BW_mat_3.1, whole genome shotgun sequence:
catgcacaaatgttagacacatacatacattcaggtaaagcactcatacacataaattaaagtaaaaaaatgtaaaaaaaaaattcattaaaatgtcaagccttgccaggtggtggtaacacacacctttatccccagtgctagggaggcagaggcaggaggatctctgtgagtttgagaccagcctggtctacaaagcaagttccaggacagtcagagttacacacagaaaccatctcaaaaagaaaaaggaaggaaggaaggaaggaagggaggaagggaggaagggaggaagggagggaggaagggaggaagggaggaaggaaggaaggaaggaaggaaggaaggaaggaaggaaggaaggaaggaaggaaggttggttCACTCGATCCTTTCAGAAAAGAAGATACCATGGCTGCTCGTGGTTGGCAACAGAGAACCAGGCATTTCCCACTGACAGGATTAAGGAGAACGCTAACTTCTAGGGAAAAGTCTCATGGGGATTCATCAGGGCCACCCTGCACATCCCACTCACCAGTCCTTTCCTACTGGTAATCTTCAGTGAGTACAGAAGACTGAGGGAGTCagcagtggtgccacacacctctaatcccagcactcagggaggcacagAACAGATGATGGGTGCAAGTCTGAGGCCACCAGGGCTACAGATAAGAGGGCTAGAAAACCCACCATTTCCAAAGCAGCAGCCCTCTGAaagtggggccaaggcaggaagctgaGCTAAAGGCATCTTCAGTCTAACAAGTTCATATTCTCCTCAGGCTGAGCCAAGGAAATAGGGGGCCGCACTGGAAAGCAGGAGGAAAGCTCCTGTAGTCAGCAGAGCCAGAAGCCAGGCTGGAAGCAGAGCAACTCCAAGGTTTGGGAAACTAATGAGACTTCAGAAATATGTGTCAGGACATTTTCAAAATcaattaaaacaagacaaaaccaaaccaaaccaaaccaactcaAATGAATTCACACCAAACCAGTGacacaaaacaataaagaacAGCTGTTAAAGCCAACCAGGAGACTCAAGTCTGTatcagggaagaaaagaaagacctaGGCTGATCATCACTAGAAAGGAAAACAGCACCAACAGGAGGCTGTCAGCAGAGAAGAAGGTCAAAGACTCATAGAACATACTAACTACGGTTCATAGgattttctgtgatgttcccatCTACCGCCCCACAAGGTAGCCATAGCCACAGATGGTAACTGAAATGAGACAGACTCCACTGAAgaattcatcattcattcattcactcattcattcatttttatggtactagggattgaactctaggccttgtgcgtgctaggcaagcattttatcacGAAGCtacatccccatccccatccccatcaaTTAAAGGgaaatgtctttaattccagcactggggagacagagacaggtagatctctgtgagttctaaacttggtctacatagagttctagAACATCAAGGGCTACATAAAAAGACTTgcctcaaaaataacaaaaaagttgtttttttttttggctgtagGTACAGCTCAAAGATAATCTGCTTACCATgcccaaggccttgggttcaacctctataaccaaaataaaatcaattataaAATGCCTACATGTGGCTCCCATATTGGACAATTCTACAGCACATTGGCATATTTAAAAAAACCAGAGAAGGAGTCAAGAGCATAGGAGTGGAATGCATGGGGGGAGAGTACGATACACAGAACAGAACAGGTAGAGCATGCATTAAGCCTAGTGAGAACCCAAACTCAGGGTTACATACAGAATAATATAGGAGTCAAGCCGAAGGTAGGAACATAACTCATAATTTACTCTGTACCTGCTATCGGCCAAGCATTTTCTAAGTGAAATAGTTCATCTTACAGAGTCCAGATGTTCCCAAAGGCGAGGTGATCTCATTAGGCAACACGGACAGTAAAGTAAAGCCAGGATCTGAGCACACCAGTCTGATTCTGGAGTCAGAACCTTCTCATTGCATACAGTCTGTGTGACTTTTGCAGAGCAATGGCCAAAATCCCCCAGGACAAGCTAAAAGgaggaattatttattttgactcaaTTTCAAAATGTCATTCCAAGATGGAGTGCAAGACATAGTAGAGCAGGTGACTCATGGAGACTTAGTGTAATACCAAAGCCATGCCCCTAATGACCTACTTCCTTCAAAGATGCCACCTCCCACTTTTAACCAGCTCCCAAAAATGCCACCAAATTACAAGTCAATCAAGGAATTAAGTCACTGATCAAATCAGAATCCTCATGGACACACCAGATGTAAGTTTTAGTGATCTCCTTAGGCATTTCCTAACCTAATTAAACTGACAAGACAGACTACTATGTATGCATCTCTGATGAGAGCTTAAGATCTCTCTCCATTTCTGCACCTGGAAAAGTACCCAGCAGGTCTGCCTGGCAGTTACCTCCAGAGCCAACAAACGTGGAGAGACCAGGCCAAGGGCAAGGCTACCAACACGGACCACGATGTACCTCAGAAAACTGAATCCCTCTGTGTTATTTTTTTATCCAagtgaaagaaacaggaagaaacatGCATGCATTCTTGCAACTTAGATTAGCTTTACTGAACAGAAAATTGGCACCACTTTCTAACAGTCATTAAAAGAATATCCAGGCATAAAGTAAGTTAGTCAAAAAACTACCATCTCTTCAATTTGTACATAAAGAGGGAAGAATTACCAAACTGAGACTCATTATTAAGTTGAGAAttggataatttaaaatttagtttaaaaaaaatctagattaggctaggaatatagctcagttggtagactgtgTGCCTAACCAACCAGAGGCCCCAGCCTCAATCTCCAGCAACACAGAAgaccaggtgtagtggtgcacacctgtgatctcagatGGGAAgtgggagactgaggccagccttggcaacagAGTGACTCTGAGGCCACCCGGGTTACTACCTAAGGCCCTGTCATGAAAATCACATAGAAAGCTAGAAGTGAtttcacacacctttaatcccagcactcgggaggcagagacaggtggatttctgtgagttcaaggctaacctggcctacagaacaagttccaggccagtcaagactacacaaagaaacactgcctcaaaaaacaaacaaacagatgaaatTCAATTTCTCAAGGGCATCAGTCACTTGTCAAATACTTAATCATCACCACTCTGGCTTGCTGAGACCTCACTGGTCAGCACAAAACTGAGGACTCCCTCATCACACAAACTCTATCCAAAATTGATTATATTCTCAACTTTACATTCCCATTTTTCATGAGGGCCAGGAGAAAGAACAGTTCATAAGACGTGGTTTTCCAAACCAGTTGCTAACCAGCTGAGGGCCACTCATGTCTCCCTCAGCCAAATGACTGTGAGTTCAAATCACAATATTCACAATAATTCACTGGGTCCGGATGAGCCAGCTCCCAAGTGATATGGTTTTAGATCATACTGGGCCTCAGTTTACTTAATTATCAAATGATGTAGTTGGAGCAAAATGTTCGTGCCACCCTTTCAAACACTCACATGAAGTTTTATGGTTGCAGAGGCGGACTTCCTTGAAGTAAATgttaaggttcttttttttttttttttttttggttttttgagacagggtttctctgtgtagctttgagcctttcctggaactcgctctgtagaccaggctggcctcgaactcacagagatccgcctgcctctgcctcccagtgctgggattaaaggcgtgtgccaccaccgcccagcaaatgtTAAGGTTCTTACATCCTAAAACCTTTGGATTTGTTCCTTTTGTGTACATGACCTGTGCTTGTGAgagcatgcagaggtcagaggacaacgctGGAATCaggtctctcctttcaccatcACAACAACTGCTGAGATCCACCTTAGGTAATCAGCCTCACACAGCAAGCTCCTCACCCGCTTTCTCACCAGAGCAACATTCGAACAATCctttcccccgccccccccttttcttgtttcttcagacagggtttctcagtgtagcagcccaggctgtcctggaactcgctctgtagaccatattggtctcaaactcagagatccgcctgcctctgcttccgagCGCTGAGGTTAAGggcaggcatgtactaccacctaaaaagaaaacacacacacagtgcaaacaACAAACTCTAGCACCCAGCCATGGTGTCACGTGCCTGCAATTTCAtgaggtgaaggcagaaggattAAGGCATTGTggcaagcctgggctatgtaggaAGCTGTCTCAGCAAAACAAAACTGGGAGAGGTGTGTTTCAGGAAAACAGACTACATTTTCCAAATGCAATTCACGGAGAGAAATTCAGGGAGCCACTAGCTCCTCAACAGCAGCAGCTCCCTGGCAAGAAGCCAGGGAGTACAGTaacgacatttttttttttagcataaatcaaattttgtttctcttttagaataTTTCTTGCCCTCCCTTCTTTTATGGTTTTTCTAGAACAAActcagcccaagctggccttgtactcatgaatctgcctcctgagtgatggaattgCAGGTGCCTaccactgcatctggcttttttgaAGTAGTTCTGATCGGCAGAGTAATGTCATCTTTATGTTTGTGAAGTCTGAATACTAAGCAATAAAACTGATCAAGATCCTGATACTGTAGGCAGGTTATAGTGTAAGAGTTCACAAAACAGCTTGCCAACAATGGCACAGAGAAATGACTTTAGAGGCATCTTCCTGGTTTCACAGGAGCCCTGAAGTAACATAGGCTCAAGGGCTATAATGCAAATAAGGAACTGGAGAGCAGTGTCGAGAACTCCCCACCTCACAAAGCAACACCTTAGAGAAagcttgtttttaatttctaaattatgtACAACAGTTAATAACCTGCATTTAAAAAGCCCACATGCCCAACTTCTAAGTAACGTGATGCTTTGAAAATCTCAATCCTTTTACAATTGTATTTTTGTGTTTCCTTTAGTAGGCAATATTAAGTATGAATTAATCTTTGATACAATTTCAAAATGCCCCAAAGATTTAGTTCAAATCCACAACACATTTCACTGCCCAGGAATCTTCCCAAATAACTTTCAGAAAATGAACAGTATAGAGAAAGTAACAAATGGGTGaggagatttttatttatttcctcactTAGGAAACAAAGTATCTTCAATCTGTCTTGTTTCCCCTCATTATTTTTAGGTAGGTCTCACTATAGGGCTCTGGCTGGGCTGGCACCCTCCTCGTAAACCCCACTGTCCCAAACTCACAGTCTTGCTGggctctggggggtggggggacacttTAAGATGAGCACAACCTCCCCGCCCTTCAAACTTACTTTAAGCCAATTTGTTAAATGCTGGCCAACTACTTTATCACCAAGCTTCAGCCTAAGTCCTAGATTTGGAACGATTCATTTAGTTTATCGCTTTAAAAACTATCAATTATAAAGAGTGCTTGTAACAAtactggctggagagatggttcagcagttaacaagcactggctactcttcccaaggacccagatttgattcctagcacccacatggcagatcacaaccctctgaaactccagtgctaggagatccaatgccttcttctggcttctctgaGGATACCAGGCAAATGgttcatagacacacatgcaagcaaaacatccatgctgataaaataataacaataattataaaGTACAGAAAATACACAACTATCACAAGAAAGCACTGTGTATCTTTAGCAGCTCTACTAAACTCTGGTGGTATTTATACAACATCTAATCCAGTACCCTCTAGATGTTATAAAGATAGCTTTTACATAATCAATGAAAACCAGTCAATTTCCACTGAGACTATAATGTACTGTCTGTCCTTTAGAAATAACTTGCTAACAAATCTCTCTTAATAGTAGCCAAAGACCAACATTTAATTTCAGCAACTAACCAGCAATTGACTTTATCTTTTCTCCTAACAAATGTTATACAATTGTACCTGTAGGGTACTGGATAGCCTTTTAAAAGGCAATTTAAGAAGCCattacttttttttggggggggggtgactacTCTTCAGAGAAAAGAGAACTATGATATGGACACTAACAGTTTATCATATAAAGAGTGagggggggagaaggggaagagagggagggggagggagggggaaagagagggagagagaaagagagagacaggaaggggggagagggaaagCCAGCCACGTAGTAGCAGTAGTGGGCAGGGTGAGTCATCACCCAGCTCGAAACTTGCAGCAGTACTTCTGAGTCTCCTCCCACCCGACCCCAACCCCTTCACAAGGCACCCTGAGTCAGCACGCCTTCCTTACTATTTGGTCAGTTATGAATTCTCACGATGCCTACATGAACTTATGTAAAATGCTGCAGCGCTTTAGCGCTCGCACTTGTCTTGAAACGGCTGCCTTTTCTACTGCAAAACTAAATGTTCTTcaaatcagtcttctccagattCTTTTTTAATCGCGGAAAGTGGGCAGGCTACTTTTAATCCTCTTCTGCAAATGACTAAACTCCAAAATATCCTCACATAGAAAGCTGATTTTAAAACGGTTTTTCATTTCCCAGGGTCTTTTTTCTCTGAACAGTAATACTGAAGTGACAGAATAGTCTGCCCAAATCTAGCAAGCTTCAGAGATGACAAATATTCATTAGGACACCAGTAAGCAAGATTTATGATGTAGTTAGATTAACTAGTACAACATATATGTCCAAGCACCTTACAGTTTTTAACTACAAGCTAAAGATATTTTTCTTCCACCCAATTCAAAATTATTTCCAAACAGCAAAACCTATCATTTCTAAGAAAACTCTAAAGCTGAGGGTAATGCGCACACGTGTTAAAGCCCAgcaggaagccgaggcaggagaatcgtTTCTCAAAGCCTAGCTGGGACTACGTGGCGAGACCGtctccacaaacaaaacaacaaaaaccctttgAGGGCCAGACCCTGTTTGGACCCTACATTCTTCTCTATTCAAATCACTCCAACTCAGTTCTCCGACgttaaagagacagacagaacgTTAAACCCCAGAATCTTACCAAAATAAACACGCTGGAATAATCAACAATTTAGAAAATTATTCTGAAGCTAGCTGCTCTTCGTTGGATGGCCcgtgaatgttttttttttttttcttcccctctgaCAATCATCTGTAGCCATAAAAAGTTAATACAGGACTGCCTCGGGACTCTTAGCAACGCACACGGGCTGTTCAGATACAGTAAGGCGACCTCCTGACTCTCCCTTGCTAGGTCCCTTCGCTCGATCTTTCCGTACTTTCAAACCACCAAGGTAAAAAAAACACGAAAGCGATCTAAAGGCGCCCGCCGCACGCAGCTCCCCCAGGCACCTGAGCCGGAGAGACCACGCCAGGCAGGAACAAAAGGCGGCCGAAAGCCCTCCGCTCCGCACAACTCCCAAGTCGGATTATAACAAGCTCCAAGTGCGGAGGCCTGGAACCGGTAACGTACGTTTTCATCTGGGTTGTTTTTCCGGATCACACCTTAACGTCCGGAAAGGGTGTCAGGAGCCCCGTCTCCGGCCGGCCGGTCGCCCGCACCTCGTGGACGGCCAGACAACAAACTTGGGCGGACTTAGGGGCTGGAGCCGAGAGCTACGCAACGTGCCGGGGGAAGACTTTGCCCGGCCCGAGTCAGCTGAGGCCGAGTCACCCGGGCGGgctgggggaggagacaggagagcgTTAGGGAGGCAGCGAGCCAGGAAGGCAAGCCTCCGTCGCCTCAAGCGCTCCTGGACCACCGCCCTCGCCTGCGCGCTGTGGCGGGGACTCGAACCCGCGGAACCGGGCGCGGGAGGGGGGGGAGGCGGAGACTCGAACCCTCGCAAACACAGCCCGGCGcaggcggcggcagcggcgggggCCGGCCGGAGGAGCCCGCGGCCGGCTACCCGGCGAGGGGCGTGCCGGGTGGGAGGGGCGCGCCGGCCGCGCCGCCAACCCCACGCGGGGACCCGGCCCTCGCAGCCGGCCGGGCCGAGCGGGCAGACGGAACAAAAGCGCCTTTGTTGAGCCGCGGCCGCCCGGAGGGTCACACACAATGGACGcgggagccgccgccgccgccgccgccgccgccgccgccgggccctcCGCCGTTCCCTCCCGCGCCGGCCCGCACAcgcacacggacacggacacacacgcgAGGCACACTCACGGGACTCCTCCGACTCATCGAGAGTGTGCAGGGCCCGCGGACAGCCCCCAAGGTCGGCTCAGGTCTCCGGCTGTgctggcggcagcggcggcgtcTCCGAGGCTCTCGCTTTGCCGCAGTCGCCGCCATGTAACCCCGAcccgcgagagagagagagagagggagggcgcCGAGAGGAGGCGGGGCCTCGCCGGGGCACGCCCCCTCACGTCACAGGCTCACTCCAcggcggccccgcccccgccggccGGGGGACTCGCACGCGCCGGAATTTCCAACGCCCGTGACGACGCGCGccgcgggggcggcggcgggggatGCGCGCGCGGGCGCGCGGCCTGCTGGCGGGTATGCCCCGGCCTCCGCTCAACCACCGCCCGGGGCTGTGACACCCAGTGACCCGGCAGGGCGAGGCGGTGAACGgcagctgcccccccccacacaccccggCCGTCTGGGGGAAGTGGCCGAGGGCCTGGTGCGGAGCAGATCAGCTCCGGGTGGTGTGGGTCGGGAGGCGCCCGAGATCGGCCCCCCTGAGGGCTTCCAGAAGCTTCCGCTGTAACCCAGGAGGTGAATGGCTGAGGGGTCCTGAGAGAAGTGAGAGCGGAGACCCAGGCTGAGACCCCGGAGAGTGGCTGGCGTGTTGTGGGAGCTGGGGCCGGGCGTTGTTAGCCTTGGGTAGTGAGAAAGGTGGATCGCGGCCCTTCCCAGGGCTTGGGTGAAATTTTTAGGAATTGGTGATTTAGGAATATTAGAGATTAAAAAACACAgggctgagccgggcggtggtggtgcacgcctttaatcccagcactcgggaggcagagccaggccgatctctgtaagttcaaggccagcctgggctacagagtgagttccaggaaaggcacaaagctacacagagaaaccctgtctcaaaaacaacaaaacaaacaacaacaaacccacagGGCTGgtctgggagtggtggtgcatgcaggAGTTTCTCTccgagttcgagaccagcctacatagtgagttccagaacagcctgggctacatactcgaccctgtctcaaagggaaaaaaaaaaaaggggcggGGGAGCTTGTTGGTGCCCCCCTGTGATCCCTGAACTCCGGGAGTGGAGACAAGAAGGGTCAGGAGATGCAGGTAACCCTCGGCTGCatagggagttcaaagccagcccagacTTCTTAAGACACTTTTtgtctcacaaaaagaaaaatgagagatttGGTCACCCCTTTTTATCAGTGATAATTGACCATCCTAAAGGAAATCTGACACACAGCAGCCCATTATCCACTGCATGCAGCAAACCCCTTCAGAGATGACCCAGTCACTTGAAGTTAAGAGCCTGAGATGGGCTTCGATGTTTTCTAATACAgagatacattaaaatatatgctTTGTGAGACGGCATCTCACTAGGAAGCCCGGCCTGCCCTAGCAcacctaatcctcctgccttagcttccccagTGCTCAGATTATAGGCTTAGGCTGCTGAGCCCAGCTCTACGATATTTAAAGCAATACCGTCTGAATACCGGGTGAGGAATGCCAAGCGAACACCAAGATTTTCAGCTCGTGGATGCTCCCGGCCCAGCACTGCTCTGTCTACACCCCCATCACTGCCCCATTCTTCTTCAGGGACTCTTCCACATCCATCTTCCTGTAATGCCTGGACACCTGGGGGTGGTGAGAATAAAGAGCAAGCAGTGTGCCTTCCCACGAAAAGGTCATAATGTAGTGTCTCCCCTGACTTCCATCAAAGGCCAAAAGCCAACCTTATTGTTTTATAGCCGTCAAGGGAGTCCGTGGAGTTACGTCTTTGCAGTATCTGGAGAGAGGTCTGGGGCTGGTACAAGATTTGGGGGATTTGGTTTAAAGCAGGTCTTTCGGCTAGGAGACTTAACTGGGATTGAGTGGTGTAACAGTTTAGGGTGGGAAAGGGGAGGGTTTTGAAGCCTAGGAGAGTGTAATGGTGGGTAAGCCCAGTAATCTTGCTGAGGTGGGGGCTGTTTACCCTGAGAGTTTGGTTACTGTTGTagccttccaaaaaaaaaaaaaaaaaaaaaaaaaaggatttgagGAAGTCCCTGCCTGAACgtccaataaaatatttgcagatTCATCTTCCTGGATGAGGATTTCTTGAAATTTGTCATGCGTacagaccaggtgtggtggtgaccGCTTGTCATCACAGCATTCtgcaggctgagacaggagaatcttgaGGTGAGGTCAACCCTTGGGGTTCATAAGACCTAGTCTTCAAGGCAAGCAATCAAGCAAagtaagagaaaggagaatgagaAGGTAATGGGGGAGAGAAAATGGCCAAAATGTAtcacatacatgtgtgaaattgtcaaagaatttttCTAAAAAGGTCATGTTTACATGCACAGCTGACTTGCATTCCTGGTAATCCAGCTGGGCCTAGCTCTTAATCCTGTTGTATGGGTGTAAACAGTCCAGTTCACTaaggttagttttgttttgaagggGGTTATGAAACAGGATCTGTCTGTGAGGCCCTAACTAGCCTCAAAGTCTTGATtgccccacctcagcctccccaatgctccacaccacacccagctgctcCAAGTAGTTTTTGAAGCTGCATATGACAATCCTTAATGAGTAGGAAAATCATTTTTGTGGGTCATGACCAGCAAATTTCATTACCAAAAGAGCAAAAAGCCGAATAAGAGAACATCCTCTATAACAAAAAGGGTAACAGTGAAGCTTTCAGCTTTGTGTATATTTCAGCAAATCAAAATGCCACCAAATATGAGCCATgccattattttatatactacTAAGAATGATAAATCCAGGGcctggaggtggagagatggctcagtggtaaagagcactgtctgctcttccagaggacccagattgagttcccagcacctacatggcagctcacagccatctgaagCTCTAGTttgggggatccaacaccctcttcaagaccatggtgcacagacacacatgtagacaaaatacccatatatataaaattaaaacaaaaaaacccaaaaaacttgCCAGATGGTAGTGGCGCACTCaaggaggcaggggcaagaggatctctgatctacagagtgacttccaggacagccaaggctacacaggaaagccctgtctcaaaaaaataaagtttaaaaaaaaaatctcaaaagataacttaagaaatgaaaacataatacTAGGAATCTTGAATAAAGTTTCaaggtagttaaaaaaaaatcggGGCaatagagaaatggttcagaggttaagagcataggctgctcttccagaggaccagggtttgattccagcacccacatgggcatTCACAACCAtctactccagttccaagggctgCATCGTCCTCTTTtggccaccacaggcaccagggatGTATAAGTACACAGACAAACGTGGAGCCAAAACATCCTtacacttttttatttaaaagaatgataaaatcaaaaccagacaggcctttaatcccagcaccagctaagcagaagaaggcagatctccctgagttcgagaccagcctgatctacatagcaagttccaggccagccagggttacacagtgaaacccagcctcaaagaagtaataaataaaatcatatcaaAATGTCTCATTGCTGTGTTCTGATTTCAGAGCTGTTAAATAGAGGAAGAACGCAATATTGAAATGTAAGGCATATAGAGCTGTGTATATTTGATCGCAGTGTGAAATGAATTTCTGGTTTTTTGCTCATTGCTAGGAAAGTTTGAGAGCCATGGTTATGGTGGAAGTACACAGGAGAAGCTAAACTTGGCTGAAGGTAGCAGAA
This window harbors:
- the LOC121830905 gene encoding uncharacterized protein LOC121830905 yields the protein MSVPSKQSLAAQAELAEHTLKLNHGSSLWKGRASVSQPFTHSDPSRVEGALAILHDRHLSRRDHARQEQKAAESPPLRTTPKSDYNKLQVRRPGTGRVTRAGWGRRQESVREAASQEGKPPSPQALLDHRPRLRAVAGTRTRGTGRGRGGRRRLEPSQTQPGAGGGSGGGRPEEPAAGYPARGVPGGRGAPAAPPTPRGDPALAAGRAERADGTKAPLLSRGRPEGHTQWTREPPPPPPPPPPPGPPPFPPAPARTRTRTRTHTRGTLTGLLRLIESVQGPRTAPKVGSGLRLCWRQRRRLRGSRFAAVAAM